Part of the Kineococcus aurantiacus genome, GCTGGTGCTGCTGGGCCCGCAGGGGCTGTCCCGCTGGGACCGGCAGGCTCTGCAGCCGGTCGCGGGCACCGGCCCGGGGCTGGAGCTGACCGGCGGGGCCAGCCACCCGGCGGCCGCGCCGGACGCCGACGCCTACGCGGTGCTCACCGACGAGGGCCGCGTGGTGCGGGTGCAGGCCCCGGGGGGTCCGCTGGAGGCCGCGGTCAGCGGGCGCGGGACCCTCGTCCCGCCGTCGGTGGACCGGTTCGGCTGGGTGTGGACCGCGCCCACGGCGCCGGGGCAGTCCCCGCTCGTGGTGCCGGTCGCGGCGCCGGAGACCCCGGCGGCGGTGGTCCAGGCCCCGGCGGAGGGCCTGGGCGGTCAGCTCGTGCAGGCCCGGGTCTCCCGCGACGGCGTGCGACTGCTCGTCGTGGTGCGCGACGACGCGGGGGCGGTGCACGTCCGGGTGCACGGGATCGTGCGCGACAGCGCGGGCCGGCCGCTGCGGCTGGGCCCGGCGACGGCCGACCTGGCTCCGGGGGCGGTGGACGTGCTGGACGCCGCGTGGCTGTCGGGGGACCAGCTCGTGCTCCTGGAGCGTGACGCCGCGGGCCGGACCGCGCCCGTGCTGGCGCAGGTCTCGGGCCCCTCGACGCGGCTGCCCGCGGTGGCCGGGGCGGTGTCGGTGGCCGGTGGTCCCGGTGAGCGCGACGTGGTGGTCGGCACGGCCGACGGGCAGCTCCTGACCCGCAGCGGGGCCGACTGGATCCCGGTGGCCCCCGGCCGGGACCCGGCCTACCCCGGCTGAGCGCGGCGCACCAGCGGCGGGGGAGCGGTGCTGGCGCGCACGACGAGGCCGGGGGTCAGCGGGGCGGGTTCGACGACGCGGTCGTGCAGCCGGCCGAGCAGGACGCGCACGCACCGGCGGCCGATGGCGGCGAAGTCCTGGTGCACGGTGGTCAGCGGCGGGGCGTAGAACGCGGCCTCGGGCACGTCGTCGAACCCGACGACCGAGACGTCGTCGGGGACCCGCAGCCCCTTGGCGGCCAGCGCGTTGAGCACGCCGACGGCCATGTGGTCGTTGGCGACGAAGACGGCCGTGACCGTCTCCAGGGGCAGCTCGGCCACGGCCGCGTGCCCGGAGGCCGCCGACCAGTCCCCGCGCACCGGCCGGGGCACGACGCGGACCCGTTCGACCAGCGCGGTGCGCCAGCCGGTGGAGCGGGCCCGGGACTCGGCCCAGTCGGTGGGCCCGCCGACGTGGTGCACGGTGCGGTGCCCGAGGTCGAGCAGGTGGTCGGTGGCCTCGCGGGCGGCGGCCACCTCGGCCCAGTAGGCGTCGGCCACGCCCGCCCCGTCCAGGCCGGGGGCCAGGACGCAGGGGAAGGCGGCGTCGGCGGCGCGGACGGCCTCCTGGGAGGAGTCCTCGGGCACGACGACGACGGCTCCGTCGACGTACTGGGCCCGCAGGTCCTCCAGCGCCTCCTGCACGCTGGAGCGGCGCAGGTCGGGGACCATCACGAGGGAGACGGCGTACCCGGCGGTGCGGGCGGCGTCCTGGATGCCGGCCAGGGTCCGGGCCACGCCGTGCAGGGACGTGTCGGCGGCGACGACGCCGATGCGGTGCGAGCGCCGGGTGACGAGGGTGCGGGCGGCGACGTTGGGCCGGTAGCCGATCTCGGCGATCGCGGCCTCGACCCGTTCGCGGGTGCGGCGGGCCACCGAGGGGCTGCCACGCACGACGCGCGAGACGGTCTGCTGGGAGACCCCGGCGAGCTGGGCGACGTCGGCGAGCACGGGGACGCGCGGGTCGGCGTCGGGGCCGCCGGCCCGGGCGGCGCCGTCGTCGTCCTCGGACATGCTGTGGTCCCACTTCCTGGAGACCGGTACTCACCGCTGAGTGACCGGAGGTGATCGGGGGGTGATCGAGGGGGTGTGAGCGGGGGAGCGGGGGAGTGGTCGTCGACCTCGCGGCTTGCAGAGTAACTCAGGATCGCCGTAGCGGAACCGCCTCCGAAGAGCCTGGGTGCAACCGGGTGACCAGCTTGACGGCCCCGATTGGCAACGCTAACAATGCTGCCATCAGCTCAACCTGCCGGTGGCTGACGGGACGAGGAAGCCCGGTCCCCCGACGGCAGAAAACGCGCCACCACGGCGCACGTCCCCCTCCCCCGCGCCACCAGTGCGCGGGGGTTTCACGAGGTACAGAGGAGTCCCGCCGTGATGAAACGCCGCAGTGCCCTGGCCGCCTTCGGTGCCGGCCTCGCCCTGACCCTCGCCGCCTGCGGCGGCGGCGGTGCGGGCTCGGACACGTCCGGCTCGGGCGGCAGCGAGCCGGCCAACCCGTCGGACATCACCATCGGCGTCGCCATGCCGACCCAGACCTCCGAGCGCTGGATCGCGGACGGGAACAACGTCAAGGCGGGTCTGGAGAAGGCCGGCTACAAGGTCGACCTGCAGTACGCGAACGACGACATCCCGACCCAGTCGCAGCAGATCGACCAGATGATCACCAAGGGTGACAAGCTGCTGATCGTCGCCGCCATCGACGGCACCGCGCTGAGCAGCCAGCTGTCCTCGGCCGCCGCGGCCGGCATCAAGGTCATCTCCTACGACCGCCTCATCCGCGGTTCGAAGGACGTCGACTTCTACGTGTCCTTCGACAACTACAAGGTCGGTGTGCAGCAGGGCACCTCGCTGCTGACCGGCCTGGGCCTGAAGAACGCCGACGGTTCCGAGGGCACCGCCGCGGGCCCGTTCAACGTCGAGCTGTTCGCCGGCTCGCTGGACGACAACAACGCGCAGTTCTTCTGGAACGGCGCCTTCGACACGCTCAAGCCGTACATCGACTCCGGCAAGATCGTCGTCAAGTCCGGCCAGACGAAGATCGACCAGGCCGCCATCCTGCGCTGGCAGCAGGAGACCGCGCAGAAGCGCATGGAGGACCTGCTCACCTCCGCCTACAACGACGGCAGCAAGGTCGACGGCGTGCTGTCGCCCTACGACGGCATCTCCCGCGGCATCATCACCGCCCTGTCGAACGCCGGGTACGGCGGGACGGGCACGAAGATGCCGACCATCACCGGGCAGGACGCCGAGATCGCCTCGGTCAAGCTCATCAACGACGGTGTCCAGTACTCCACCATCTTCAAGGACACCCGCAAGCTCGCCGACGAGGCCGTCACGGCCGCCTCGGCCATGGTCGAGGGCAAGGAGCCCGAGGCCAACGACACCGAGACGTACGACAACGGCGTCAAGGTCGTCCCGTCCTACCTCCTGGAGTCCGAGATCGTGACGAAGGAGAACGTCAAGAGCGCTCTCGTCGACACGGAGTACTACACGCAGGCCGAGGTCGACGCCGGCAAGGCCAGCTGACCCCACCGCCCACCCCGTCCCGGGTCCCACGACCCGG contains:
- a CDS encoding LacI family DNA-binding transcriptional regulator, encoding MSEDDDGAARAGGPDADPRVPVLADVAQLAGVSQQTVSRVVRGSPSVARRTRERVEAAIAEIGYRPNVAARTLVTRRSHRIGVVAADTSLHGVARTLAGIQDAARTAGYAVSLVMVPDLRRSSVQEALEDLRAQYVDGAVVVVPEDSSQEAVRAADAAFPCVLAPGLDGAGVADAYWAEVAAAREATDHLLDLGHRTVHHVGGPTDWAESRARSTGWRTALVERVRVVPRPVRGDWSAASGHAAVAELPLETVTAVFVANDHMAVGVLNALAAKGLRVPDDVSVVGFDDVPEAAFYAPPLTTVHQDFAAIGRRCVRVLLGRLHDRVVEPAPLTPGLVVRASTAPPPLVRRAQPG
- the chvE gene encoding multiple monosaccharide ABC transporter substrate-binding protein, which gives rise to MKRRSALAAFGAGLALTLAACGGGGAGSDTSGSGGSEPANPSDITIGVAMPTQTSERWIADGNNVKAGLEKAGYKVDLQYANDDIPTQSQQIDQMITKGDKLLIVAAIDGTALSSQLSSAAAAGIKVISYDRLIRGSKDVDFYVSFDNYKVGVQQGTSLLTGLGLKNADGSEGTAAGPFNVELFAGSLDDNNAQFFWNGAFDTLKPYIDSGKIVVKSGQTKIDQAAILRWQQETAQKRMEDLLTSAYNDGSKVDGVLSPYDGISRGIITALSNAGYGGTGTKMPTITGQDAEIASVKLINDGVQYSTIFKDTRKLADEAVTAASAMVEGKEPEANDTETYDNGVKVVPSYLLESEIVTKENVKSALVDTEYYTQAEVDAGKAS